From bacterium, one genomic window encodes:
- a CDS encoding CpaF family protein — translation MSIRDRLSKQSSPPSAPTGRQVTVQNKKLNTVDISALQDIKDKLHMLLIEKINAIADWQKIGDSEQNSFIKQFIERRIEQDFGSTPLSTIEREQLVQEVRQEVKGFGPLDPLLCDPSVSDILVNGPANVYVEVGGKLRKTNVRFKDNAHLMNIIERIVSKVGRRIDEKSPMVDARLPDGSRVNAIIPPLAIDGASLSIRRFKADAATIQNLLTWGSMTVAMAETLKAAVKAHLNIVISGGTGAGKTTLLNSLSSQIPEDERIVTIEDSAELSLQQEHVVRLETRPANIEGTGAITARDLLINSLRMRPDRVVIGECRGAEAFDMLQAMNTGHDGSLTTLHANTPRDACSRLETMCMYTGIDLPEKTIRQQISSAVHLIIQASRLSDGSRRVTYISEITGMEGSIITIQDIFKWEQYGLDENGKVIGCHVSTGVRPKFGDKCKAKGIKLPLEIFDQNAPAVYLCKNPPNEKAVNKSKNNSQADDQDSIDDIIKQRKAQRFR, via the coding sequence ATGTCCATCCGTGATCGACTTTCAAAACAATCCTCACCCCCGTCAGCGCCAACGGGAAGACAAGTGACGGTACAAAATAAAAAATTAAATACTGTTGATATATCAGCACTACAGGACATCAAAGACAAACTGCACATGCTGCTTATAGAAAAAATTAATGCTATAGCTGATTGGCAAAAAATAGGTGATTCCGAGCAAAATTCTTTTATCAAACAATTTATAGAAAGACGTATTGAACAGGATTTTGGGTCAACACCTTTAAGTACAATTGAAAGAGAGCAGCTGGTACAGGAAGTACGACAAGAAGTTAAGGGCTTTGGACCGCTTGATCCGCTTCTTTGCGACCCGAGCGTCTCTGATATCCTTGTAAACGGACCTGCTAATGTTTACGTTGAAGTTGGCGGCAAGCTCAGGAAAACTAATGTAAGATTTAAAGACAATGCTCACCTTATGAATATTATTGAAAGAATAGTATCAAAAGTAGGTCGGAGAATTGACGAAAAATCGCCCATGGTTGATGCAAGACTTCCTGACGGTTCCAGGGTAAACGCTATTATTCCTCCCCTTGCAATTGATGGAGCTTCTTTATCAATAAGAAGATTTAAAGCCGATGCTGCAACGATACAAAATCTGCTAACATGGGGTTCAATGACCGTAGCAATGGCAGAAACTCTAAAAGCTGCCGTCAAAGCTCATCTGAATATAGTAATCTCAGGTGGTACAGGCGCAGGCAAAACAACTCTTTTAAACAGTCTTTCTTCTCAAATACCGGAAGATGAAAGAATTGTAACAATAGAAGATTCGGCAGAGCTTTCGCTGCAACAGGAACACGTTGTAAGACTGGAAACAAGACCGGCAAATATAGAAGGTACAGGTGCAATTACAGCGAGAGATCTCCTGATAAACTCTTTAAGGATGCGCCCTGACAGGGTAGTAATAGGAGAATGCAGAGGAGCGGAAGCTTTTGATATGCTGCAGGCGATGAATACAGGTCACGATGGTTCCCTGACCACGCTTCACGCTAACACACCCAGGGATGCATGTTCCAGACTTGAAACAATGTGTATGTACACAGGAATTGATCTTCCTGAAAAGACTATTCGACAACAAATTTCATCAGCTGTTCATCTTATAATTCAAGCAAGCAGACTTTCTGACGGTTCCAGACGTGTTACTTACATCAGTGAAATTACCGGCATGGAAGGCTCAATTATAACCATTCAAGATATATTTAAATGGGAACAGTACGGTCTTGATGAAAACGGCAAAGTAATAGGGTGCCATGTCTCTACCGGTGTAAGACCTAAATTTGGTGATAAGTGTAAAGCAAAAGGAATCAAACTGCCTCTTGAAATATTTGACCAAAACGCTCCTGCTGTATATCTTTGTAAAAATCCGCCAAATGAAAAAGCCGTAAACAAGTCAAAAAACAACTCTCAAGCTGATGATCAAGACTCAATAGATGATATTATAAAACAAAGAAAAGCTCAGCGATTTAGGTAA
- a CDS encoding type II secretion system F family protein: MNPELVSIICGIIAFSIYMMFFSEEPLDSDIAKRLKETKEKKFTAARNNDELFDQLKSKNDSKLNNMLKDSSDYRLAFLGIFFRKFEFTNKIKKLLKIADLKIPIDFFFIITGGLFLPFFLISIISKSFLFILLGIGAAAIPYGVIKMKIDKNLQQFNFYFPDTLGLISNSLKAGHSLLSSFQLVSTESPYPINKLFKNIADDISLGRDIREALEDLTNNIPGSEDAKFFITAVLIQKEIGGNLAEILDTLNNTIRERFKLIGMIKTQTSQAKISGLVLALAPIFITLLVSLLNPSYMTPLFNTFPGHVALAIAIGMSAMGYIIINKITQIRV; encoded by the coding sequence ATGAATCCGGAATTAGTAAGTATAATATGCGGTATTATAGCTTTTTCAATATATATGATGTTTTTCTCGGAAGAACCTCTGGATTCTGATATTGCGAAACGTCTAAAAGAAACCAAAGAAAAGAAATTTACCGCTGCAAGAAATAATGACGAGCTTTTTGACCAACTTAAATCTAAAAATGACAGTAAACTCAATAATATGCTGAAAGATTCTTCAGATTACAGACTTGCTTTTTTGGGAATATTTTTCAGGAAATTCGAATTTACAAATAAAATCAAAAAACTTTTAAAAATTGCCGATTTAAAAATCCCTATCGATTTTTTCTTTATAATAACAGGTGGCTTATTTTTACCGTTTTTTTTAATTAGTATAATAAGTAAATCTTTTTTATTTATTTTGCTGGGAATTGGAGCTGCAGCAATTCCTTATGGTGTTATCAAAATGAAAATTGACAAAAATTTGCAGCAATTTAATTTTTATTTTCCTGATACATTAGGATTAATCTCAAATTCATTAAAAGCGGGTCATTCTTTACTTTCTTCATTCCAATTAGTCTCAACCGAGTCGCCATATCCTATAAATAAACTTTTCAAAAACATTGCAGACGATATTTCTCTGGGAAGGGACATAAGAGAAGCCCTTGAAGATTTAACTAATAACATTCCCGGCAGTGAAGATGCCAAGTTCTTTATTACAGCAGTCCTTATTCAGAAAGAAATAGGGGGAAACCTTGCAGAAATTCTTGATACGCTCAATAATACAATAAGAGAAAGATTTAAATTAATAGGAATGATAAAAACACAAACATCTCAGGCAAAAATTTCCGGATTAGTTCTTGCACTTGCGCCTATTTTTATAACATTGCTCGTAAGTTTATTGAATCCATCATACATGACACCTTTATTTAATACCTTTCCAGGACATGTTGCTCTTGCAATAGCAATCGGAATGTCCGCCATGGGTTATATAATCATTAATAAAATCACTCAAATAAGAGTTTAA